The region GTGAAGAGGTAATCGCCGCGTTTTGAACGTCGCATATTATATAACGCGCGAGAGAACATATTCTTTCGCTTCTCATAGGATTGCGCTTATATGGCATCGCGGATGAACCGATCTGATTCTTTTCAAATGGCTCCTCCATTTCCTTGAAGGATTGAAGGATTCGCATGTCGCAGGCGAATTTATGCGCGCTCTGCGCGATTGACGACAAAACAGAAAGGACAGAGAAGTCGATCTTTCTTGAATATGTTTGTCCTGAAACAGAGATCACCTTGTCAAATCCCATTTCTTTTGCGATAAGCTCCTCAAGGCGTTTGACTTTTTCTGTGTCTCCGTTGAAAATTTCCATGAAGCTTGCCTGTGTGCCGGTCGCACCCTTGTTCCCGAGAAGCGTAAGGCCGTTAATACGGTATTCGACATCCTTTAAGTCATATAAAAGCTCATTAAGCCATAATGTCGCTCTTTTCCCGACAGTGGTGAGCTGTGCGGGCTGGAGATGCGTGTACGCAAGACAGGGAAGCGATTTGTATTCGTCAGCAAATAACGAAAGATTGTAAATAACCGATATGAGCTTATTTCTTATCAACGTCAGAGCGGATTTCATAACGATTATATCGGTATTGTCGTCAACATAACAGCTTGTCGCGCCATAATGGATTATTTTTTCTGCTTTAGGGCAGAGCTTTCCATATGCGTAAATATGAGCCATGACGTCATGACGGACTTCTTTTTCGCGTCTTTCAGCGACGTCATAATTTATATCATCCAGATGCGCGGAAAGCTCGTCGATCTGCTCATTCGTAATATTTACGCCGAGCTCCTTTTCGGATTTAGCCAAGGCAAGCCAAAGCCTTCTGAACGTACGGAATTTGAAGTCCTGAGAAAAAATATGAAGCATTTCAGGGCTTGAATAACGAGTCGAAAATGGACTTTCGTAAATATCAGTTCTGGTCATATGACACCGTTTTCATTTATTTATTTATTTGAGAGCAGCTTTTCACAGGCCGCTATTTTTGAACA is a window of Oscillospiraceae bacterium DNA encoding:
- the purB gene encoding adenylosuccinate lyase, giving the protein MTRTDIYESPFSTRYSSPEMLHIFSQDFKFRTFRRLWLALAKSEKELGVNITNEQIDELSAHLDDINYDVAERREKEVRHDVMAHIYAYGKLCPKAEKIIHYGATSCYVDDNTDIIVMKSALTLIRNKLISVIYNLSLFADEYKSLPCLAYTHLQPAQLTTVGKRATLWLNELLYDLKDVEYRINGLTLLGNKGATGTQASFMEIFNGDTEKVKRLEELIAKEMGFDKVISVSGQTYSRKIDFSVLSVLSSIAQSAHKFACDMRILQSFKEMEEPFEKNQIGSSAMPYKRNPMRSERICSLARYIICDVQNAAITSSQQWFERTLDDSANKRISVPEAFLAADAILDIYENITSGIVVYKKVIAQRVANELPFMAVENILMRAVKHGGDRQQLHERLREHSMAAGYKVKEEGIQNDLIDRIAADTAFGLDRSELDSLLDPTLYIGRSVEQVEEFISSDVNPAISKYPEILSDIKSGEIKTELKV